The region CGTGGCGCCGTACGCGCCGGGTGCGCCTTTCACCTGTTTCCACGCGGCCAGGGACCGCAGGAAGAAACGCGGTACGTCGCGGAAGGAGCGAACCTCGAAGCGCGAGGCCATGACGAACGCCCGGGAGTCCGGTGCGGGCGCGTTGACGGTGGTCCAGGGGAGCGTGGGCACGGTGGCGCCTTCTTCCACAGAGGCAGGACGACGGGCGGAGGCGCAGGGGAGCGCTCAATGGACGGAGATCCAGGGGAGCGCGCATTGGATACCTCCGCTATCCATGTTAGACAGTAGAGGTATCCAATGACCAGAGCGGAGCCGACCCGATGCGTATGTCCGAGCTGAGCCGCCTCAGTGGCGTCTCCGTCACGACGATCAAGTACTACCTCCGTGAGCAGCTGCTCCCGGCCGGCCGGCAACTGTCGGCGACCCAGGCCGAGTACGACGGGAACCATCTGCGCAGGCTGCGCCTGATCCGCGCGCTGACCGGCGTCCGGGGGCTGTCCGTCAGCACCACCCGGGAGGTCCTGGGAGCTCTGGCGGAGCACACCGGCGACACCCATCGCCTGCTCGGTCTCACCCTCGGTTCGATCGGGCCCGCCGAGGAATCCGCGGAGGACTCCACTGAACGGGCCGAAGTCGACGCGCTCGTCGAGGAGTTGGGCTGGGACGTCCACAAGTCGGCGCCCGCGCGGGAGACGCTGGCCGAGACCCTGGGCTCGCTGCGCGGCCTGGGCGTCCCGCTCGACCGGGGCGCGCTCGTGCCGTACGCCCGGCTGGCCGAAGGCGCCGCGGCGCTCGACCTCGACCAACTGGACGGAATCGACGACCCGTTGGAACTGGCCGAGCGCGCGCTGCTGCTCACGGTCCTGCTCGAACCCGCGCTGATGGCGCTGCGCCGCATGGCCCAGGAGAACGAGTCGGCGCGGCGCCACGGGGGCGGTCACCGATGATCGGGCGGCTGCCGTTGAGCGGACGGCCGCCATGGGGCGGACGGCCGCCATGGGGCGAACCGAGTGATGCGGGTGGCGCTGACCGGGGAGCTCCGATCAGGCGGTGGTCGCGATCAACGCGGGTCTTCCGGGAGGCAGTTGAGCAGGGCGTTCAGGCCGTCGTGGTCGAGGACGGAGACGCCCAGGGCCACGGTCATCACGGCCAGCAGATGCACGGCCCCCGGGAGGTCCGCGTCGGCGGCGCGGGTCAGGGCCTGCGTGTCGCCCGCCGCCCAGGCCCGGACCGCCTGCCCGAAGACGAACTCGTAGTGTGGGGGAGCCGCCGTGGCCGCCTGTTCGGCGGCCCGGCCCACGTCACGGGCCGCGGGCTGGGCGGTCAGAGTGAGGCGCAGGGTGACGTCCATGACGGCACAGAGGTGGGTGTACGTGTCGTCGAGGGCGGAATCGTCCAGGGTGTCCAGGGCCGAGCCGACGGCCCGCGCGTCGCCGTCGGTGTACCCGCGCAGGAGGAGCAACGCGGTGTGCCGGGCGGGGTGGGGGCCGGTGATCCGGTCGTGGGGCGACGGAACGGAGGGATGGTGCGACACGCGGTGGACTCCTTCGGCGGGCAGCCCGAACTCCGGACGGTCCACCGCTGAGCTGCACCTGACCGTGGACTGCGGCCGACCCTAGTGAAGCCCGTCGGCCACCGCGTCCGACCGGCGTCCGATCCCGCATACGGAGATCGGACTACGTCCGATCGCGTACGGCGCCCTTCTTCGGACCTCCGGCGTCACCGCCCGCGGTCGTTTGGTTGACGTCTCAAGTGGGATGACCTAGGGTCAAAGTTGAATGTTCAAGTTAATAGGCCTCACCCCGTAAGCCGGAGCACCCTCACCCACGTAAGGACCGGCATGAACTCCCTCCTTGATCCCGAGGTGCCCGCCGGAGCGTACGACCGGTTCCTGATCGACGCGCTGCCGCGAGCCCGGTCCCAGCGCGCGTGGACGCCCGCGGACGGACCGCTTCCCGCTCTGTACCTGAGCCACGGCGCGCCCCCACTGTTCGACGACGGACCATGGCTGTGGGAACTGTTCGAGTGGGCCCAGTCCCTGCCGAAGCCGAAGAGCGTCCTGATCGTCTCCGCGCACTGGGAGGCGGCGCCGCTGAGCCTGTCCGCCCCGGCGGCGCACACCCCGCTCGTCTACGACTTCGGCGGCTTCCACCCGCGCTACTACACGATGACGTACGACACCCCCGACGCGACCGCCCTCGCGCACCGCGTGGCCGGGACCATGCCGGACGGCGAGTCGCTGTACCAGCACCCCTCCCGCGGTCTCGACCATGGGGCCTGGGTGCCGCTGATGGCCATGTACCCCTTGGGTGACATCCCGGTGCTTCAGCTCAGCCTGCCCACCCACGACCCCGGCCGGCTCCTCGAACTCGGCGCCCGGCTCGGCCCGTTGCGGGAGGAGGGCGTCCTCGTGATCGGCTCGGGGTTCATGACGCACGGGCTGCCCTTCCTCACCCGCGCGATGCTGACGAAGGGCGAAGTCCCGGGCTGGTCCTCGGACTTCGACACCTGGGTCGCCGACGCGCTCGCCCGCGGCGACGTCGACGAACTCGCGGCCTTCCGGACCAGGGCGCCCGGAATGCCGTACGCCCATCCGACGGTCGACCACTACATCCCGCTGTTCGTCACGCTGGGCGCCGCCCCGAGCGCCGACCGGGCGGTGCACACCACCGTCGAGGGTTTCATGATGGGCTTCTCCAAGCGGTCCTTCCAGACCGCGGTGTGAACCCTTGAACCCCTCCGTACCGACACACACACCGCTTCCACGTCAACGGAGTTGAGACATGAACGACCGTGCCGACCGGACCATCGACGCCCTGCGCGGCGGACACGACTACCTGACCGCCGCGGTGCACGGGCTCGCCACCGCCGACCTCACCCGGCCGTCCGGGGCGTCGGAGTGGGACGTGTCCCAGGTCCTCAGCCACCTGGGCAGCGGCGCGGAGATCGGCCTCGCCTCCCTGGAGGGCGCGCTGCACGGTACCGGGCCCAGGGACGGCGACTTCAACAAGTCGGTGTGGGCGCGCTGGGACGCGATGTCCCCGGTCGAGCGCGCCGAGAACTTCGTGACCGCCAACGAGGCGCTGGTGCGCGCATACGAGGCTCTCGACCCGCGGGCCCGTGCCGAACTCCGGGTCGACCTCGGCTTCCTGCCCGCGCCCGTGGACGTCGCGACGGTGGCGGGTCTGCGGCTCGGCGAGTTCACCCACCACACCTGGGACGTGGAGGTGGCCTTCGACCGTACGGCGGTCCTGGCGCCCGCCGCGGTCGAGCCGCTCCTCGACCAGGCCGGACTGCTCATCGGCTTCCTCGGCAAGGTCGAGGCCCTCGGCGGGCGGCAGGTCCGCCTCGCGGTCCACACCACCGCTCCCCGGCGCGCGTTCGGGCTCGACCTGGTCGACGCGGTCGCGCTCACCGACGAGCCGGCCGAGCCCGACGCCGTTCTGAGCGCACCGGCCGAGTGGTGGCTGCGGCTCGTCACCGGCCGCCATGCCGCCACCCACACCCCGGCCGAGGTGACCCTCAAGGGCGACACCCTCACCCTGGACGACCTGCGACGCGTCTTCCCCGGGTTCTGATCCGCCGGTCCATCCCCTGAGGGGCTACTTCCCCGGCCCCTCGGGGGCCACATCGCCACCCTCGACCTGCCCGGAGTCCGCACCGGGATGCGGCGAGGGTGGCAGCAAGTCGTGCAGGGCCTCGTAGCGCTGCGCGCAGGCCGTCTGTGCGATGGCCTGCGAGACGGCGTCGGCCAGCGGGCCCGTGGACTCGCGCAGCAGCCGACGCGCCTTGTCCGTGAGGACCACCTCGATACCGCGCCGGTCACCGCACGCCGAGCGTCGTGTGATCAGTCCCGCGTGCTGCAGACACGCCACCTGATAGGTCAGCCGCGTCTTGGGGCGGCCCAGCAGTTCCGCGATCTGGGTCATCCGCAGGCTGGATCCGGGCTGGTCGGCCAGCAGGCACAGCACCAGGAACTCGTCGTGTGAGACGTCGAGCGTGTCCTTGACGCGGGCGCGCAGTTGCTGCTCGATCGCCCCGGCCGCCGCCAGGAGACGCATCCAGGCCCGAAGCGGGGCGGGCAGTAGCTCACCGTCGCCCGACGGCTCGCGTTCGGGCAGGTCAGCGGGGGCGGAAGGGTCGGCCATAGTGTCACAGTCTACCGGTTGTCCAAATTTGAAGAACCGGCTAGCGTGGAGTCATCCAAATTTGGATGACCGCCTTGTCCCCACAGTCCCCGTGTGCCGCGCGCCCCGTGCGTCGCGCACCCCTGTGCACTGCCCGTAACCGTCTGGAGAACTCTCATGACCGTCGCCGTCGAAACCGGCCTGTGGCAGCTCGACCCCGCCCGTACCACCGTCGCCATCAAGCACAAGACGATGTGGGGCATGGTCACCGTGAAGGGCACCTTCACCGGAGTCGCCGGAGAGGGCGAGGTCCAGCCCGACGGGACCGCCCGCGGCACCATCACCCTGGATGTCGCGTCCCTGGACACGAAGAACGCCAAGCGGGACAAGCACCTCCGCTCCGCCGACCTCTTCGACGGCGACCGCCACCCCACGATCACCTTCGCCGTCCGCGACGCCGTCCTCGGTCAGGACGACACCGTGGAGATCAACGGGCAGCTGACCGTGCGCGGCATCAGCCGGCCGCAGCCCGTCACCGGCCGGGTGACCGGGGCGAGCGCCGACACCGTCACGCTCACCGCGGAGTTCACGGTGGACCGCGACCAGTTCGACATGGGCTGGAACCAGATGGGCATGATCCGCGGCCTGACGACCGTCACCGGCACGCTCGTCTTCACCCGCGCCAAGGGCTGAGCCGACGCGGCGCCGGGGCCCGGGCCTAGGCCCTACCGGCCCCGGCGACCTTGGCGTACGCGGTCAGCGCACCTTGCCGTGGAAGGCCGGGTGGGCGTCGAGCCGACGTACGTAGTCGCGGAGCCCACCGTACGGGGAGAGGGACTCCGTCGGGCCGAGTTGGGTCAGGGCCACCCAGAGGTCGACGTCCGCGGCCGTCAGCTCGTCGCCCAACGCGTAGACGCGCGAGGTGAGTTGCCGGTCCAGCGACTGGAGTGCCGCCGTGCGCGCAAGCGGCGGCGCGGCGGGGGTGACGTCCCGGTCGAGGAGTTCGCGCAAGGCGTCGATGTCCGCGATGAGGGCCGGTGGGTTCAGCCGGGGGAGGCGGGCGTCGCTCTGGCAGACCGGCAGCCCGGCGAGGTCACGCAGGATGTCCGGCGTGTGGTTGCTCACGATCCGCCCGCTCCAACGGTCGCACAGCGCGGGCGCGGTGAGCGGGCCGTCGTAGTGGTGCCAGGTGGCCTCGTACGCGCCGCGCAGTGCGGCGAACGCATCGGGTGTCTCGGCGGGAAGCGTCAGCAGCGTGGTGGCGACCGAGTCGTGGAGACCGAGCAGCTCCAGGGTGACCGAGATGCGCAGCGAGCGCGGACAGCCCTCGACGAGGTACAGCTGATAGCGGTGCGGCGCCGGGTAGAAACCGCCGGCCAGGCCGACGCCGATGCGGCTGCGGATGCGGTGGGGGCGAGGGGCGGCGAGCGAGACTGTCTTGGGCATGACTCTCCAGGCAACGTCGAAGCCCCCGCGGCCCGTTGGGCGGCGGTGGCGGAACGGAGTGACTGCGCTGACGTACGGGCCGGTCCGGATCGTGGGACGTGCCTGACCGGACGGACCGCGTGGACCAGTACGCGCTGGACGGACCGCCTGGACTAGTACGCGCTGGAGACCCGCTGCAGATCGATGTGCAGGCGCCTGGTCAGACCGTTCGCGCTCCTCCTGGCCATTCCCATCGCTCCCGTGTCCGGGGCTCGCGAGAGGCGAGACCACGCTTGCCCCGCCGCACCGGCGGGACCCGGTCGTCACCCGGGGCACCCCG is a window of Streptomyces sp. NBC_00271 DNA encoding:
- a CDS encoding MerR family transcriptional regulator; the protein is MRMSELSRLSGVSVTTIKYYLREQLLPAGRQLSATQAEYDGNHLRRLRLIRALTGVRGLSVSTTREVLGALAEHTGDTHRLLGLTLGSIGPAEESAEDSTERAEVDALVEELGWDVHKSAPARETLAETLGSLRGLGVPLDRGALVPYARLAEGAAALDLDQLDGIDDPLELAERALLLTVLLEPALMALRRMAQENESARRHGGGHR
- a CDS encoding dioxygenase family protein; the protein is MNSLLDPEVPAGAYDRFLIDALPRARSQRAWTPADGPLPALYLSHGAPPLFDDGPWLWELFEWAQSLPKPKSVLIVSAHWEAAPLSLSAPAAHTPLVYDFGGFHPRYYTMTYDTPDATALAHRVAGTMPDGESLYQHPSRGLDHGAWVPLMAMYPLGDIPVLQLSLPTHDPGRLLELGARLGPLREEGVLVIGSGFMTHGLPFLTRAMLTKGEVPGWSSDFDTWVADALARGDVDELAAFRTRAPGMPYAHPTVDHYIPLFVTLGAAPSADRAVHTTVEGFMMGFSKRSFQTAV
- a CDS encoding maleylpyruvate isomerase family mycothiol-dependent enzyme, yielding MNDRADRTIDALRGGHDYLTAAVHGLATADLTRPSGASEWDVSQVLSHLGSGAEIGLASLEGALHGTGPRDGDFNKSVWARWDAMSPVERAENFVTANEALVRAYEALDPRARAELRVDLGFLPAPVDVATVAGLRLGEFTHHTWDVEVAFDRTAVLAPAAVEPLLDQAGLLIGFLGKVEALGGRQVRLAVHTTAPRRAFGLDLVDAVALTDEPAEPDAVLSAPAEWWLRLVTGRHAATHTPAEVTLKGDTLTLDDLRRVFPGF
- a CDS encoding MarR family winged helix-turn-helix transcriptional regulator, yielding MADPSAPADLPEREPSGDGELLPAPLRAWMRLLAAAGAIEQQLRARVKDTLDVSHDEFLVLCLLADQPGSSLRMTQIAELLGRPKTRLTYQVACLQHAGLITRRSACGDRRGIEVVLTDKARRLLRESTGPLADAVSQAIAQTACAQRYEALHDLLPPSPHPGADSGQVEGGDVAPEGPGK
- a CDS encoding YceI family protein, yielding MTVAVETGLWQLDPARTTVAIKHKTMWGMVTVKGTFTGVAGEGEVQPDGTARGTITLDVASLDTKNAKRDKHLRSADLFDGDRHPTITFAVRDAVLGQDDTVEINGQLTVRGISRPQPVTGRVTGASADTVTLTAEFTVDRDQFDMGWNQMGMIRGLTTVTGTLVFTRAKG
- a CDS encoding glutathione S-transferase C-terminal domain-containing protein; its protein translation is MPKTVSLAAPRPHRIRSRIGVGLAGGFYPAPHRYQLYLVEGCPRSLRISVTLELLGLHDSVATTLLTLPAETPDAFAALRGAYEATWHHYDGPLTAPALCDRWSGRIVSNHTPDILRDLAGLPVCQSDARLPRLNPPALIADIDALRELLDRDVTPAAPPLARTAALQSLDRQLTSRVYALGDELTAADVDLWVALTQLGPTESLSPYGGLRDYVRRLDAHPAFHGKVR
- a CDS encoding putative leader peptide, producing MGMARRSANGLTRRLHIDLQRVSSAY